The sequence below is a genomic window from Dyadobacter chenwenxiniae.
AGACGCCCTGTTCTTGAACGAAAGGCTGATCGATGGATATTCAACCTGAACAACACCATCATGGCAAACGGTTCTTCCCTCTTTGAGGCTTTGCAGGTGGCGCCGTTTTTAAAGGTATCCGACAATGGCGTTTCAATGGTGGGCAAGGGCGGGATGGGTGTTATGGTCAATGAGAAAATAATTTATTTAAGCGGAACCGACCTGACTAACTATCTAAAAGCACTCAGATCTGAAAGTGTAGAAAAAATTGAGATCATTACCAATCCGCCGGCGAAATATGAGGCCCAGGGAAATGCCGGCCTGATTAACATTGTTTTGAAGAAAAACGAATCTTTGGGTTGGCGCGGGTCAATAAGTTCGTCGTTTTTACGGCGAACATATAGCTCCTATAATAACAATCTGGCACTTTTCTACCGATCGGAAAAAATTAGCAGTTCTTTTACTGTTAATCAAGCTATCGCAGTATTATTAAGGAGTTGAACGATATAGTCGAGAGACCGAACCCAATCCTTGGCCGCGGCCAGCGTGTAACAACGACACCAGGTGTACAGGCTGGTTTGAGTATTGATTACAAATTGAATAGATATAATAATATCGGGCTTATTTACAATGCATCAGACAGTAAGTCGCTCACTACCTTGAATAATAAGAGCAGCTATCATACAGGCGATAATCTTGACTCGATTTTGAATACAACGGCCAACATTTCAAGGCCATTGTTCACGCAGACCTTGAATGCATACCACGATCTGAAGATTGATACAACCGGTAAAAAATTAAGCAGTTCTGTCAGCTTTTTTACAAACAAACCGAGCATACGAAACGATTTCGTTTCTGAATCCGAAAATACCTCTGCCCCAGTTCGAAATAATAGCGTTTCAAGATATGACATCTGGTCAATTCAATCAGACCTGACATTGCCTTATAAGTGGGTGATAATAGAGACAGGGATTAAATTTGCCAATTTTAATAACGGCGCGGATGTGGCATATTATAATTACGTCCATGATGAATTCTTGCTGGATAAGACGCGCAGTAACGAATTCAACTATACCGAAAATAACCTGGCCTCTTATGTCAGCATGGAGTCTGAACTGTCAAAAAAATGGACAGCCAAAGTAGGATTACGCTATGAATATACGACAATGGATGGCTATTCGCCGACTTTGGAACAGCGTAGTAAGCGCAGTTATGGCGCTTTGTTTCCCACAGCCTATCTCCTTTACAAAGCAAGCGGGAGTGATGTTATTTCTTTTAATTATTCGAGGAGGATCAATCGTCCGGGCCTGAATTTCTTAAACCCTTTTGCATTCTATTCAAATATTTACAGTTATTCCGTGGGAAATCCGCTTCTCCTTCCTTCATATAGTAACAACTGGGAAATCAGCTATTTGTATAAAGGTTGGTTTTCTTTTACCGCATTTACACAACATAGCAGTGATATATTTTCATCAATCACCACGGTTAATGGACCGTCGGTAGTTTCGAGGATAGAAAATTATTTAGCTCAGGACAACCTGGGCGCCTACGTATCGTTTAACCGGGCACTATTCAAATGGTGGGACAATAGCACCTCAGCCTCTTTTTTCTTTACATCCTCAAACTCTAAAATAGAAGACATTCCTACCCAAAATGGCACTTCCACGTCACTTAGCGTCAACAATAGTTTCAAGGCAACTCCCAAGTTGAGTTTTTATCTCAATTACAGCCAAAATCTTCCCTCAACCGGCGGAAATGTTTACACATACAGTCAAAGCAATCTAACAATCGGCACCAGATTGAAGTTACTCAATAGCAATTTGATACTTAGCTCATCCTTTTTTATTGGCAGTGTATCCAAATATGATATACGTTTCATCGATTTTGTACAGAGCGTAAAAACGGACTACGATTATAAAACCTTCAACCTTGGCCTTACCTATTTGTTCGGAAGATCAAAGGTTTCGGGAAATAACAGGAACGTACTTTTTGATGAGAAAAGAAGAGCTCAATAGAAGTTTGGAGTCACGATGTCGTTTAGGCAATATCATAGGGAAATTGGATGCTTGTCAATCCGGCTTGATAGATGCTGTACCATGGATCACAGTATTCCAGAATATCCCCTGGCTGACAATCCAGGGCTTGCAGAGCGCTTAGAGCGTTGAGACGTTTGGTTTTAGCTTTTCCGGTTTTTAGAATATTACCTTCGCACGGGTAATGTCGGGTGCACGGAGAAAGGAAG
It includes:
- a CDS encoding outer membrane beta-barrel family protein; this translates as MNDIVERPNPILGRGQRVTTTPGVQAGLSIDYKLNRYNNIGLIYNASDSKSLTTLNNKSSYHTGDNLDSILNTTANISRPLFTQTLNAYHDLKIDTTGKKLSSSVSFFTNKPSIRNDFVSESENTSAPVRNNSVSRYDIWSIQSDLTLPYKWVIIETGIKFANFNNGADVAYYNYVHDEFLLDKTRSNEFNYTENNLASYVSMESELSKKWTAKVGLRYEYTTMDGYSPTLEQRSKRSYGALFPTAYLLYKASGSDVISFNYSRRINRPGLNFLNPFAFYSNIYSYSVGNPLLLPSYSNNWEISYLYKGWFSFTAFTQHSSDIFSSITTVNGPSVVSRIENYLAQDNLGAYVSFNRALFKWWDNSTSASFFFTSSNSKIEDIPTQNGTSTSLSVNNSFKATPKLSFYLNYSQNLPSTGGNVYTYSQSNLTIGTRLKLLNSNLILSSSFFIGSVSKYDIRFIDFVQSVKTDYDYKTFNLGLTYLFGRSKVSGNNRNVLFDEKRRAQ